The Blastomonas sp. SL216 DNA window ACCGGTGAAAGCGCGCCCAAGGCCGCGACCGCCAAGCGGACCACCAGCGCCAAGAGCGGCACCGCGGCCCCCAAGCGCAAGGCTGCGCCCAAGCCTGCAGAAGCGCCTGCCGAACAGACGCCCACGCCCAACAGCGCGGTGCTGGTCTCGACCGGCGTCGCCGCAGCAGCTACCGGCGTTGCCGCGCAATCTTCCAGTGCCTTCCAGACCGTTTCCGAAAAGGTGAGTGCGATGATTCCCGAAGACATGACCGGCAAGGCCAAGGACGTGGCCAGCGACGTCAAGGACATGGCCTGCGATGCCGCGAACAGCGTGGCGCAGATCCTGAAGGACAGCGCCGGCGCGATCGACGACAATGTCGGCCCGAAATATGGCGACTATGCCCGCAGCGCCGCGCAGAGCGTCACCGACGTGGCCGAACGCATCCGCGCCAAGCCGGTCGAGGAAATCGCGGAGGATACGCGCGAATTCGTGCGCACCAAACCGGTGGCCGCCGCCGGTATCGCCGCAGTTTTCAGCCTGGTGCTCGCCAAGGTGCTGAGTTCGGTGTTCGGCAAGCGGCGCTGATCCGCTGACCGGAACCGCAATAGAGTGACACAGCCCCAATCCGAGACCGTGCCCGTCCAGGGCGCGCCGGTTGATCCGCCTTCGCCAGAGGCAGAGGCGGATCAACCCGGTCTCATCGAACAGCTGCACGGCCTGTACGCCGATGGCCGTGCGATGGTCGATGCCGAAGTCAGCTTTCAGAAGGTGCGCCTCGCCGCCGCAGGTCGGCAGATCCGCGCTATGGCGCTGCTTGCCTTTGTCGGCCTGGTGCTGATCGTCTGCGCGCTCATCGCGCTGGTCGTCGGCACGATGATCGCGCTGGTGCCGCTGATCGGTGGCTGGGGCGCGATGGGGGCAACGGTGCTGGGCTCGCTGCTGCTGGCGGTGCTGACCTTCTGGCTGGCGGCGCGGCGGATCGGCAAGATCAGCGCATTGTTTGCCAGCGATACCAACGATGATGAAGAAGCAAAGGCCGGTGCATGACCGAGGCGGCTGAACACCCTGTTCCCGAACATGAAGACGATGGCGCAGAGACCCTGGCCGAGGTCTCCGCACGCCGACTGGCGGCGCGCAGCCAGTGGCAAATGGCGCTGGCCCGCGCCAAGGATCGCTTTGCGCCCGCCAATCTGCGCGAAGAGGCGATAGACACCGCCGCCGAGAAGATCGGATCGGCCGCCGACAAGGCAGCGGGGCTCGCCTGGGCGCATCGCGGCAAGATTGCGCTGGCCGGCCTGCTGGGCGGGCTGTTCCTGGCGCGCAAGCCGATTGCCAAGAATGCCGGGCCGCTTGCAGCCAGGGCCAAGGACGGAGTCAGCAAGGCCGCGGCGAAGCTGCGCAGGTCCGGCAAGCCCTGATTGCCGCAAAACCTGCCCGGCATCGCTGCAACAGGGCTGGAAAATCCCGCAAAAGCTGATTATGGCGCAGCCCCAGCGCATAGGGGGCCGCACGCACGACCCCTTGCTTGGAGAGGATGCCGCCAGGCATCCGGATCATCTGTCAGGGACGCACATTCACATGAGCAAACTTCATCTCGTCATGGGCGGACGCGTCAGCGACCCGCAAACCCTCGATTATTGCGAACTCGACAAGATGGACCTTGTCGGCGTCTATCCCGATTATGCGAGCGCGGAAGAAGCCTGGCGCAGCAAGGCGCAGGCTACTGTCGATGACGCCGAAATGCGCTATGTGATCGTGCACCTGCACCGGCTGCTCGACCCGGAAGAAAACCCGGCCGGCTAAGGGCTTCGGCTTTCAGGGAATATCGTGACGCGGCCGCCGGATCTGGTGGCTGCGCACGAGCGGCACCGCGAGCAGCAGCCCCGCCGCAAAGCCGCCGATATGCGCCCAGATGGCAATGCCCAGCGCAGTCCCGGCAAAGGCAAGCTGGCTGAGCAGGTTGATGCCGACCCAGGCCGCCATCAGCCACGCCATGTGCACGGCAAGCTGCGGTATCGGCCCGATCGCGGGCGGCTTGCGGCGTGAAAACAGCAGGAAATAGGCGGCCATCAGCGCAGAGATCGCGCCGCTTGCGCCGACCACTGGCACCATCGACACCGGATCGATGGCGTAATGCACCCCGGCTGCGGCGATGATCCCCGCACTATAGAGCAGCAGAAAGCGCTCCCAGCCCAGCGCCATTTCCACGATCCGCCCGATCACCACCAGCACCAGCATGTTCATCGCGAGATGAAACAGACCGGCGTGGAGAAAGGCCGAGGTAACGGGGGTCAGCCAGACCGGCACAACCCAGGGATAATCCACCGGCAAGGCGCTGGAATGCCCGTACAGGCTGTCATGCAGCCGCGCCGCCCAGAAACCCCCTTCGATCTGCATGGGCTCGGTCCAGCCGGTGACAATACCCACCAGCCAGACCAGCACATTCAATATGACCAGCGCGTTGGTCGCCGACCCGCGCGGTATGGGGGGCATGGTTCAGATGAACTCGATCTTGGACACGAGATAGAACTTGTCGCCCGAAGGCACGCTCACCTCGACTTCGTCGTCGAGCTGGCGGCCGATCAGCGCCCGGCCCAGCGGGCTCGAATAGCTGATGCGGCCCTTGCGCGCGTCAGCCTCGGCTTCGCCGACGATCTGATACTTCACCGGCTTGTCGTCTTCGTCCATCAGCGTCACGGTCGCGCCGAACACGATCTTGTCGCCCGAAAGCGTGGTCGGATCGATGATCTGCGCGCGGCTCAGCTTGCCTTCGAGATCGGCGATGGTCGCCTCGACCTGGCCCTGGCGCTCCTTGGCGGCGTGATATTCGGCATTTTCGGAGAGGTCGCCATGCGCGCGCGCTTCCTCGATCGCCTCGACGATCAGGGGGCGCTCTTCCTTGAGCGCCTTCAGTTCGCGCGAAAGCTTTTCATATCCTTCTGCCAGCATGGGCAGCTTATCGACGGTTGCCATTCGGCATATCCCTTCTTCCTTGGCCGACGCCCGGCCAATCGTCCGACAATAATGCCTTTAGCGGCCCGGAAATGGGGCCGCATCAGGGTAACGACTTGTCGGGGGGCTCAAGCGTCAGGCCGTATATTATAGGCCTGAAGCGGCTTTACTTCAAGGCTTGTCCTGGCCAGCGATGCCATCGCCTTCACCGCCGCGACGCTGGCCGCCGCCGTGGTGAAGTACGGAATCTTCCCCGTCAGCGCGCTGGCGCGGATCGATTGCGAGTCCTTCAGGCTCTGCCACCCTTCGGTGGTGTTGAAGATCAGCGCGATCTGGCCGTCCTTGATCCGGTCGACGATATGCGGGCGCCCCTGGGCCACCTTGTTGACCTCGGTCACCGCCACGCCATTGTCGGCGAGATAGCGCGCGGTGCCACCGGTGGCGACGATATCCATGCCCAGATCCGTAAGGCCGCGCGCGGCATCCAGGATCACCGGCTTGTCGCCATCCTTGACCGAGATGAACACCGTACCCTTGGTGGGCAGCGTGAGCCCTGCCCCGATCTGCGCCTTGGCAAAGGCGGTGGCGAAATCCTTGTCGATGCCCATGACTTCGCCGGTGGACTTCATCTCAGGGCTCAGCACCGGATCGACCCCGGCAAAGCGTGCCCA harbors:
- a CDS encoding DUF4170 domain-containing protein, yielding MSKLHLVMGGRVSDPQTLDYCELDKMDLVGVYPDYASAEEAWRSKAQATVDDAEMRYVIVHLHRLLDPEENPAG
- a CDS encoding rhomboid family intramembrane serine protease yields the protein MPPIPRGSATNALVILNVLVWLVGIVTGWTEPMQIEGGFWAARLHDSLYGHSSALPVDYPWVVPVWLTPVTSAFLHAGLFHLAMNMLVLVVIGRIVEMALGWERFLLLYSAGIIAAAGVHYAIDPVSMVPVVGASGAISALMAAYFLLFSRRKPPAIGPIPQLAVHMAWLMAAWVGINLLSQLAFAGTALGIAIWAHIGGFAAGLLLAVPLVRSHQIRRPRHDIP
- a CDS encoding phage holin family protein, encoding MTQPQSETVPVQGAPVDPPSPEAEADQPGLIEQLHGLYADGRAMVDAEVSFQKVRLAAAGRQIRAMALLAFVGLVLIVCALIALVVGTMIALVPLIGGWGAMGATVLGSLLLAVLTFWLAARRIGKISALFASDTNDDEEAKAGA
- the greA gene encoding transcription elongation factor GreA, producing the protein MATVDKLPMLAEGYEKLSRELKALKEERPLIVEAIEEARAHGDLSENAEYHAAKERQGQVEATIADLEGKLSRAQIIDPTTLSGDKIVFGATVTLMDEDDKPVKYQIVGEAEADARKGRISYSSPLGRALIGRQLDDEVEVSVPSGDKFYLVSKIEFI